From the Gammaproteobacteria bacterium genome, the window GTCTTGGTAAGCCCCACCACGCCATGCTTGGCCGCGACATAAGCGGATTTGTACGGTGACGCGACCAGCCCGTGCGCCGAAGCAATATTGACGATTCGGCCCCAGCCCTTCGCCTTCATGTTCGGCAGCGCGGCGCGCGTAGTGTGAAACGCCGACGACAAAGCGATGGCGATGATCGCGTCCCATTTTTCGATCGGGAATTCGTCGATCGGCGTTACATACTGAATGCCGGCATTGTTCACCAGAATATCCACGCCGCCGAACGCGGTCGCGGTGTCTTCGATCATGGTCTCGATCTCGGCCGGTCTGGTCATGTCGGCGTTCGAGTATCGCGCGCGCACACTATGTTGCTGTTCGAGGTCGCCTCGGATGGCCTCGATCTCTTGCGCATCGCCGAAACCGTTCAGCATGACATCGCAGCCTTCGGCGGCCAGCGCACGCGCGATGGCGAGACCGATGCCGCTGGTCGAGCCGGTAATTACCGCGGACTTGCCTTTAAGCATGGGAACCTCCCGATTTTGATGGCTGATGGATGACCTATCCCGCCGTGGTCAGGTCAGGTAGTCATGAACGACAGTGCCGAGCGGCAAGGTCAGATCGGTCATTATGTGCGTCGCGAACAGCCTCTCGAATCGGCAGCCGGGCCACCGGCGCCAGCGCGTGATCGAACAGTTCCAGTCCCGCGGGCCCGGTCCACGCGCCCTTGACCGTGACATCGGACAAAGGTGTTCGCACCAGTTCGCAGATGCGCGGACTGCCATCCACGTGCGGGATAATCTTCAGCAGGAACGTCGGCGCCTGCAATGATTTCAGCGCCAGCGCCTCGTCAAGCGGGGCGTGCTTAAAGCCCATGGTGCCGGTCGCCACGCGCACACCGCTGTAATCCAGCGTGCCGACGAGCGTATCACCCCGCACCGCAAGATCGGGAGCACCCAGCTTTTTGGGGAATCCCCACAACTCGCGTCCGCCAGCGATGGGCGCGTGCACATTCAGATACATCGCCTGCTGATAATTGCCTGGCTCGCCTTTGTAGGTCACCGGGATCAGCTGCCCTGCCTCGCAATAGTCGCCGAAGCCGCTGGTGTCCGGCATGCGCATGAACTCGAACTTGACATGCGGTTCCGCCAGTTCCAGCGGCTCGGGCACGAGTTCCTTCAGCACCTCGGCCTCGCTGCGATAGGTGATGATCAGATATTCACGATTGAAGAACCGGTACGGACCCGGCGGGTAGGCAGGGCTGGTGAGGGGCATGGCGAAAGCGCGTTCGACGACCTCGTTTTGTTTCATGATGCCTCCTGTGAGTCGGCATTGAACTGGCGATCACGCTCCCATACGGTTGCCGCTACGTCAACGCCTGCCGACAAGAGATTGGGGGGCGGATAGTGCGTGCCGGCGATAGTCATGGCGGCGCCATCAAACAGCGACAGCACATGCATGCAAGCGGTAACATGTCGGCGTGATACGTTCAATACGACATGGCGCCCGGGCGAGCATGCCGCGGTGCGTGAGCCTGGCGGATTGTCCATGACTCGCGCGGGATCGGTCGGCATGCGCTTCGATGCCAACTATCGCGAGGACGTGACCCTGGCGCAGGGCTTGCGGGTGCGCTTGCGCACGGTCACGCCTGCCGACCGGCAAAAGCTCGTCGAAGGTTTCGCGCGCCTGTCGGCCGAGTCGCGGTACCGGCGTTTCCTGTCCACCAAGTCCGAGCTGACCGACGCGGACCTGAAGTTTCTGACCACGCCCGATGGTAGCAGGCACGTGGCCATCGGCGCGGTGGACATCGGCGCGGACGGTGAAGAACTTGACGGCGTCGGCATCGGCCACCTGGTGCGTGACACCGAACACCCCGAGGTTGCGGAGCTCGCGCTGACCGTGCTGGACGCCAGACAGGGAATGGGCATTGGCCGCATGCTGATGGTGCGTTTGATCGCCGCCGCCGCCGAGCGCGGCGTGCGGCGCATCCGCTGTCACCTGCTGGCCGATAACGCGCGCATGCGCGGCCTGATCGAGCCAGCGCTCGGTGACACCGCGTTGACCCGCGACGGCGACACGATGACGGGGGAGTTTCCCGTCCCGGCGACCGCGGAGCCAGAACACGTGGCGCGAGACCAGGTCGCGGCGCCACTGTTCGGACTCCTGCGCCTGATCGCCGCGGGCTCCGTAATGCCGCTCGACTTCACCATTGCCGGGTTACGCTATAGCATCGGGTCGATGGCGCTTTATTCTCCGTCTCCAGAATCGGCCGCTTCTCCGGAATCGGACGCAAAGGATGAAACCGGCCGCGATAGCTAGCGCACGCGCCAGATCCGAAACCCCACAGGAGCGCGATATGACTCACACCCCAGATTCAGAAGTATGGCCCGCCCTGCCCTTCGATGCCTGGCGCGACACCTGCGCGACCCTACATTTATGGACGCAGATCGTCGGCAAGCTGCGGCTGGCGCAGACACCGTGGGTGAACCATTCCTGGCACGCTACGTTGTACGTAACGGCACGCGGATTGACCACCTCGCCCATTCCTTATAACGACCGCGCGTTCGAGATCGACTTCGATTTTATCGATCACGCGCTCTTGATCCGCGTGAGCGACGGCGCCGAACGCGCGCTGCCGCTGGAGCCTCAATCCGTGGCGGATTTTTATGCGGCGGTGATGGCGACGCTCGCCGAACTCCGTGTGAAGGTTCAAATTCACGGCGCGCCCAACGAAGTCGCCGGCGCCATCCCGTTCAAAGATGACCGCACGCACAACGCTTACGATCCCGAATACGCGCAACGCTTCTGGCGGGTGCTGTTACAGGTCGATCGCGTGTTCAAATTATTCCGCACCGGTTATCTCGGCAAGGTCAGCCCCGTGCATCTGTTCTGGGGCAGCTTCGCTCTGGCCGTCACGCGCTTCTCCGGACGCAGCGCACCGCAACATCCCGGCGGCGTCCCCGCCCTCCCCGATCCCATCACCCGGGAGGCGTATTCGCACGAAGTCAGCAGCGCGGGCTTCTGGCCCGGCGGCGGCGCGGTCGACTATCCCGCGTTCTATTCGTACGCGTATCCGACAACAGAAAAATTCAGTTCCATGCCGGTCAATCCAAAAGACGCATTCTTCCTCAAGGCAGCGGGTGAGTTCATTCTGCCCTACGACTCCGTGTGCACTGCAAGCTCACCGGACAGCGTGCTGCTGGAATTCCTGCAAAGCACCTATGAAGCCGCCGCGGAGAGCGGGGGATGGGATCGCGCGGCGCTGGAATGTCCGCTGGGCAAGCCGGGCGTGGTTCTTGGAACTCCGCGCGAGACATAAAACGCATCCATTTGAAGGCGAAATGCTCAAGATCGACCGCAGGATATTAAATGATGACGACAATCATCGGCATACCCTGGCAACTTGCGCAGCAGCTCTTACAACGTGGCGTTGCTATGCACGGCGGCCGAACTGGCGCCGGACAGGGCCAGCCTGGAGATCGCCACGAGCAAGGGGATTCCGTTGTACGATGGCGGCAGCGAGACCGCGACCTTGCCGACCGTCCAAGACAACCTGAGCCTGGAAAGGCATAACTTTGAGCTCCATTTTTTACCAATCAGAGGAATAGACAATGCTTCGCAAAACGAGTGAATCATTAGACGTGTTGATGAAGATTCGGCAGGAAGTCGTGCCGTTGGTACTGGATGCGAATGAGAGAGGGGCAGTTGATCTCAATATCAAAAATCATCCGTGCGGAACACCGAGTTGTTTTATGGGGCACGCATCCGATATTAGTAAGCGGCAAGGATGGTCTGACCAATTCACCGATTGGCAGGAAAAGTTGTGGCAATACGATCAGGGCCTTTGGTCTAGCTTATTCGGGGTAGCTGTTACAGGCACCCTCGCCGATCGCATAGCGCGCTTAGACAGGATGATAGCGAAGGAAATGGCCGGCGTAGGCAAAGTATGAGTCTCCCCGACTGGTCGCAAGTGCTTGCCGCGGACGCGGCGTCGGGCATCGCCTATCGTTGTTCGGTACGATACGACTGCTAATGACGAGCGAGCATATCCCGTCGCCGGGACGCTCTGGCTCGAACTGCGAGATCGATCACTAGCCATGAGGAGTCTCCAAAAGCCGCTCCAGTCGCGCGCGAACTCCGCTCAGCGCGGCTTGCAGCGCCTGGTCAATCGCCTCGACCACGCTATCGACGGTGCGCTCCTGAGCCATTGCTCTGCCCCATGAGTGTTTTTCAAAAACGATGCCGTTGCTGTTACTCACGCGCAATGTCAGCGCGACCTGGCCGCTGGGACCTTCGCGCGTATCGACTTCGAGCAGCTCGGAGACATCCGCGCTCAGGATAACCGCTTCGCCGGTGTTCACGGCAAGCCCCGTTAATTCGGCGTTGATGCCTGCCTTGCACAGATATTCGACGGTGGCTTGCGCCAGCATTCGCGCCGGTGGCGTAGCCCATTGATGACTCGCGTAAAAGCCGATGGTTTGCGGCAGGTCCGGCGGCCGGTAAACGATGCGGGTCGTATCGAAGGGCGGCAATACGTTAAACGGCTGCACTGTCACCACCTCCGTCGCCGCGTCGTTCGCTGCACAAGAAGTCGCCTGCCGGCCGGCGAAATCATCGAGCGAGTAGTAACGTGTTTGCGGCGCGGAAGCACAGGCGGTCAGCAGCAGCATTGCCACCGGCGGAACGCATTGCGAGAGTGCAGTCACGGCATCACGCCCGCTGGTTCGCCCGGTATTCGGCGTCCGTCGGCAGGACTCGAATCAGACTGTAAGGCTGCTCCTTGATTTGCGTGGAAAAGCCTTCCAGGGCAGCAGCCGCGCGGCTGAGCCTCGCGAGCGTTTGCTCGATGACCTGACGATTCTCGCTGACTACCGCCGTCGCGTCACGCGCGTCGCCGAACGCCGCCTGCGCTTCTTCGAGCACCACCCTCACGTGTTTCCACCCTGCGCACCCAACGCCGTGTTGAGGCTGGCGGACAGGCTGTCCAGTTGTCGCATCACTCTTGCGGCTCGATCGAGCACGTTAACCGCGCGTACCGACGCCCGATTCGTCTGAGTGAGGATTCCGGGCAGATCGCGCTCGAATCCTATCGTGAGTTTGTCCAGACGATCGGCGACGGATGCAGCCGAATCTGACAAGCGTGCAAGACTGTCAACGGTTGCCGGCATGCGTCGGGACAAGTTCGAAAGGATGTCCTTCGTCTGCCTCATCACGGGTGTAATCTGTGCCGCCACCCGGTCCGCAACGTTTAGCAGGTCCTGGGCATTGGCGGAGACCAGACCGTCGATGGTATCGCTAGGCGCAAGCTTCGCCATCCGCGACGAACCGGGCTCGACCTCCAGCGCGGTGCCGCCCAGGAGATCCAGCAACACGACCCTGGCAGTACTGTCGGCGCGCAATGTGACTGCCGGACTGATGTCCACACGCAGGGCGACCGGGGCCGGTGAATTTACATCGAGATTCATGTCGCTGACCCGGCCGACCGGCACGCCCGCGACCACCACCGGATCGCCGACCGCGAGCGTTCCGGCGTGCGGAATGGTAACGAGATAAGACGTGCTCGACGGTCGCACCCATGCGGACCCGGCCACCCATAGGGCCATACTGGCGAAGATGATTACGGCAACGAGAAAGAAAAGTCCCGCGCGGATAGTCTCGGTTCTGGTTTTCGCGGCCATGAATGTTCTTACCGCGCCAGATCTTTCGCTGCCGCGGCTAGTACAGCGTCCATCTCTTGTCCCGCGGACGGTTCTTCGGCCTGCCGGCGCAGAAATCGTTGTGCTACGGGATGCTTCGTCGCTCT encodes:
- a CDS encoding SDR family NAD(P)-dependent oxidoreductase, coding for MLKGKSAVITGSTSGIGLAIARALAAEGCDVMLNGFGDAQEIEAIRGDLEQQHSVRARYSNADMTRPAEIETMIEDTATAFGGVDILVNNAGIQYVTPIDEFPIEKWDAIIAIALSSAFHTTRAALPNMKAKGWGRIVNIASAHGLVASPYKSAYVAAKHGVVGLTKT
- a CDS encoding GNAT family N-acetyltransferase, encoding MTRAGSVGMRFDANYREDVTLAQGLRVRLRTVTPADRQKLVEGFARLSAESRYRRFLSTKSELTDADLKFLTTPDGSRHVAIGAVDIGADGEELDGVGIGHLVRDTEHPEVAELALTVLDARQGMGIGRMLMVRLIAAAAERGVRRIRCHLLADNARMRGLIEPALGDTALTRDGDTMTGEFPVPATAEPEHVARDQVAAPLFGLLRLIAAGSVMPLDFTIAGLRYSIGSMALYSPSPESAASPESDAKDETGRDS
- a CDS encoding membrane integrity-associated transporter subunit PqiC produces the protein MTALSQCVPPVAMLLLTACASAPQTRYYSLDDFAGRQATSCAANDAATEVVTVQPFNVLPPFDTTRIVYRPPDLPQTIGFYASHQWATPPARMLAQATVEYLCKAGINAELTGLAVNTGEAVILSADVSELLEVDTREGPSGQVALTLRVSNSNGIVFEKHSWGRAMAQERTVDSVVEAIDQALQAALSGVRARLERLLETPHG
- a CDS encoding MCE family protein translates to MAAKTRTETIRAGLFFLVAVIIFASMALWVAGSAWVRPSSTSYLVTIPHAGTLAVGDPVVVAGVPVGRVSDMNLDVNSPAPVALRVDISPAVTLRADSTARVVLLDLLGGTALEVEPGSSRMAKLAPSDTIDGLVSANAQDLLNVADRVAAQITPVMRQTKDILSNLSRRMPATVDSLARLSDSAASVADRLDKLTIGFERDLPGILTQTNRASVRAVNVLDRAARVMRQLDSLSASLNTALGAQGGNT